The following proteins come from a genomic window of Malus sylvestris chromosome 4, drMalSylv7.2, whole genome shotgun sequence:
- the LOC126619592 gene encoding uncharacterized protein LOC126619592, translating into MGIVETLQYLESSRRIASVNDSHSEGRLVRMPMANGECSIRTQSPKLKRRKISAVRDFPPGCGRFGQLSNLGPDKEAASVGTLLTALTESLVSGGKYGDGRGAENLMPSTGQVDDTVLISGNDVSTGETVESLTALEHEIYDSLKIQHQLGAAAPEEEIVAVLPDRNICSPPDRSISISKCNLLEKTAVKKYPPRRKISADRDLPPLCGRNASLEVRKFGQEKSLIDGEPSSLNTVKTDVKQTCEDIHDEEFHKSEYVENLLEISGSEVQPNCNGHVVQEMEREDEYKVNSKINVVLEGTRKTCIEPSQKRNGCLRTKDVQHSEEKVEDKMEVYQAEKSTSEKCLEVSYYNNQLHEEDFVSLEPTSNSEIVLGLMAASNCPWRKGKGVFKRKSEGSVSERKPSQQGNGCQGMGDIGLSEEIVGTEMVVYQAKKSPSKKCIDVSYYHNQLHKEVLGISERTMDRVVVLGLMAASNCPWRKGKEVSMRKPEDGASESKPSQESNGCQGIGGVGHSEEIVGKEMVVYQANRSPGEKCIDVSYYHNQLHKEVLGISERTMDRVVVLGLMAASNCPWRKGKEVSMRKPEDGASESKPSQESNGCQGMGGVGHSEEKVGKEMVVYQAKETLGETCLEVSYYNNQLHKEDFESSELTSDTVVVLGLMAASNCPWRKGKRVSKHKAKGGTSESEQNKLDLKCQLEGSSTVSTKVDSDIGRKSVKKIFRKARKSAYQGTSLFWDEEYSLEHDPEDLHVTPRSCYSDVSPHLFSPSSATSKNNENNAIVNRHTVKETLHLFQALCRKLLQEEEGKSNEGGISRQKIDYSALKILRDKGKYVNMGKHIGAVPGVEVGDEFHNRVELTIVGLHRLTQGGIDYVNHCGKILATSIIASGGYADDLNDSNSLIYTGQGGNVMKTNKEPEDQKLERGNLALDNSLHERNPVRVIRGSESSDGKSKTYVYDGLYLVKKRWQELGSHGKLVFKFQLDKIRDQDLARKEVKKSKIIQVQEGLCIDDISLGKELIPVSAVNTIDDEKPPTFVYVTSMLYPDWCRPIPLKGCSCIVECSDSEKCSCAVQNGGEIPYNFDGAIVEVKPLVYECGPSCKCPPSCYNRVSQQGIKFQLQIFKTESRGWGLRSLNYIPSGSFICEYMGELLEEDKAEERIGYDEYLFDIGNNYNDNNLWDELSTLVPDALSSSFEVVDDGKFTIDAANYGNVGRFINHSCSPNLYAQDVLYDHNDNRIPHIMFFAAEDIPPMQELTYHYNYTIDSVYDSNGNIKKKNCYCGSLDCTGRLY; encoded by the coding sequence ATGGGGATCGTAGAGACACTGCAATATTTGGAATCATCTAGAAGAATTGCTTCAGTTAATGATAGTCATTCTGAGGGAAGATTAGTACGTATGCCCATGGCTAATGGGGAGTGCTCTATCCGTACGCAGTCACCTAAGTTAAAGAGGCGCAAAATCTCCGCTGTTCGTGATTTTCCCCCGGGGTGTGGACGATTTGGTCAGTTAAGCAATTTGGGACCTGATAAGGAGGCCGCTTCTGTGGGTACTTTATTGACTGCTCTGACAGAAAGTTTGGTTAGTGGGGGTAAATATGGTGACGGACGTGGTGCTGAAAATCTGATGCCCTCAACTGGTCAGGTAGATGATACTGTTTTGATTAGTGGTAACGATGTTAGTACTGGTGAGACAGTTGAATCTTTAACAGCCTTAgagcatgaaatatatgattcGTTGAAGATCCAACATCAGCTTGGTGCAGCTGCTCCAGAGGAGGAGATAGTTGCCGTTTTGCCTGATAGAAATATTTGTTCACCACCTGACAGATCCATCTCTATTTCTAAATGCAATCTTCTGGAGAAGACTGCAGTTAAAAAATATCCTCCTCGAAGAAAAATATCAGCCGATCGTGACTTACCTCCTCTGTGTGGAAGAAATGCGTCCCTGGAAGTGAGGAAATTTGGTCAAGAAAAATCGCTTATAGATGGTGAACCATCATCATTGAACACAGTGAAGACCGATGTGAAGCAAACATGTGAGGATATCCATGATGAAGAGTTTCACAAGAGTGAATATGTAGAGAATCTATTAGAAATAAGTGGATCCGAGGTTCAACCAAATTGCAATGGGCATGTTGTACAAGAAATGGAGAGAGAAGATGAATATAAAGTAAATTCGAAGATAAACGTGGTTTTGGAAGGTACAAGAAAAACATGCATTGAACCTTCTCAAAAACGTAACGGATGTCTACGCACAAAGGATGTTCAGCATTCAGAGGAGAAAGTGGAGGACAAGATGGAGGTATACCAAGCAGAGAAAAGTACGAGTGAAAAATGTCTGGAAGTATCTTATTATAATAACCAATTGCACGAAGAAGATTTTGTAAGTTTGGAACCTACATCGAATAGTGAGATTGTGCTGGGTTTGATGGCTGCATCAAATTGTCCATGGAGGAAGGGAAAAGGGGTTTTCAAGCGTAAATCAGAAGGCAGTGTGAGTGAAAGAAAACCCTCTCAACAAGGCAATGGATGCCAAGGCATGGGGGATATTGGACTTTCAGAGGAGATAGTGGGGACGGAGATGGTGGTATACCAAGCGAAGAAAAGTCCGAGTAAAAAATGTATAGATGTATCTTATTATCATAACCAATTGCACAAAGAAGTTCTTGGAATTTCAGAACGTACTATGGATAGGGTGGTTGTGCTGGGTTTGATGGCTGCGTCAAACTGTCCATGGAGGAAGGGAAAAGAGGTCTCCATGCGTAAACCAGAAGATGGTGCAAGTGAAAGTAAACCTTCTCAAGAAAGCAATGGATGCCAAGGCATAGGGGGTGTTGGACATTCAGAGGAGATAGTGGGGAAGGAGATGGTGGTATACCAAGCGAACAGAAGTCCAGGTGAAAAATGTATAGATGTATCTTATTATCATAACCAATTGCACAAAGAAGTTCTTGGAATTTCAGAACGTACTATGGATAGGGTGGTTGTGCTGGGTTTGATGGCTGCGTCAAACTGCCCATGGAGGAAGGGAAAAGAGGTCTCCATGCGTAAACCAGAAGATGGTGCAAGTGAAAGTAAACCTTCTCAAGAAAGCAATGGATGCCAAGGCATGGGGGGTGTTGGACATTCAGAGGAGAAAGTTGGGAAGGAGATGGTGGTATACCAAGCGAAGGAGACTCTGGGTGAAACATGTTTGGAAGTATCTTATTATAATAACCAATTGCACAAAGAAGATTTCGAAAGTTCGGAACTTACTTCAGATACAGTGGTTGTGCTGGGTTTGATGGCTGCATCTAATTGTCCGTGGAGGAAGGGAAAAAGGGTCTCCAAGCACAAAGCAAAAGGTGGTACAAGTGAAAGCGAACAAAACAAACTTGATTTGAAATGCCAACTGGAAGGATCTAGTACTGTGTCAACAAAAGTTGACTCAGACATTGGAAGAAAGTCTGTAAAGAAGATTTTTCGTAAAGCACGAAAGAGTGCTTATCAAGGTACAAGTCTGTTCTGGGATGAGGAGTATTCTCTCGAGCATGACCCAGAGGATCTTCATGTGACTCCAAGATCATGTTATTCAGATGTATCCCCTCATCTGTTTAGTCCTAGTAGTGCAACTAGTAAAAATAATGAGAACAACGCAATTGTCAACCGACACACGGTGAAGGAGACATTGCATCTGTTCCAGGCTCTTTGTAGGAAGCTCTTGCAGGAGGAAGAAGGTAagtcaaatgaaggaggaatttCTCGCCAAAAAATTGATTATTCAGCTTTAAAGATCCTCAGGGATAAGGGAAAATATGTAAATATGGGCAAACACATTGGAGCTGTCCCAGGAGTTGAAGTTGGTGATGAGTTTCATAACCGAGTGGAACTTACTATTGTTGGCCTTCATCGGCTGACTCAGGGTGGTATAGATTATGTGAATCATTGTGGCAAGATCCTTGCAACTAGTATCATTGCATCTGGTGGCTATGCTGATGATTTGAATGATTCAAATTCCTTGATTTATACAGGCCAAGGAGGAAATGTGATGAAGACTAATAAGGAACCTGAAGATCAGAAGCTTGAACGGGGAAACCTTGCTTTGGATAATAGTCTGCATGAAAGGAACCCTGTTAGAGTGATTCGTGGCTCTGAATCCTCAGATGGAAAGAGTAAGACGTATGTATATGATGGACTATATTTGGTAAAGAAACGTTGGCAGGAATTGGGGTCTCATGGTAAGCTtgttttcaagtttcaactgGACAAAATTCGAGACCAAGACCTTGCTCGGAAAGAAGTGAAGAAGTCCAAAATAATTCAAGTTCAGGAAGGTCTCTGCATTGATGATATTTCACTAGGGAAAGAGTTAATTCCTGTTTCTGCTGTGAATACCATAGATGATGAGAAACCTCCAACATTTGTATATGTAACTAGTATGCTATATCCTGATTGGTGCCGTCCAATTCCTCTCAAGGGTTGCAGCTGTATTGTTGAATGCTCAGATTCTGAGAAATGTTCTTGTGCAGTTCAGAACGGAGGTGAGATCCCGTATAACTTCGACGGTGCTATTGTTGAAGTAAAGCCCCTTGTGTATGAGTGTGGTCCTTCTTGCAAGTGCCCTCCGTCTTGTTACAATAGAGTTAGTCAACAAGGTATCAAATTTCAGCTTCAAATTTTTAAAACAGAATCAAGGGGTTGGGGATTGAGATCACTAAATTACATTCCTTCAGGAAGTTTTATATGTGAGTATATGGGAGAGCTCCTTGAAGAGGACAAAGCTGAAGAAAGAATTGGTTATGATGAGTATCTGTTTGATATTGGGAATAACTACAATGACAATAATCTTTGGGATGAACTTTCAACCCTTGTGCCCGATGCGCTGTCAAGTTCTTTTGAAGTTGTGGACGATGGTAAATTCACCATTGATGCAGCAAACTATGGAAATGTGGGAAGATTTATTAACCATAGTTGTTCCCCTAATCTTTATGCCCAAGATGTTCTCTACGATCACAATGACAATAGAATTCCTCACATTATGTTCTTTGCCGCTGAAGACATTCCCCCGATGCAAGAGTTGACTTACCATTACAATTATACGATAGATTCGGTTTATGATTCCAATGGCAATATAAAGAAGAAGAATTGCTATTGTGGTTCGCTGGACTGTACTGGCAGGCTGTACTGA
- the LOC126619774 gene encoding uncharacterized protein LOC126619774: MKLGFEESKVVFGLLRAEQRPIEEIVSEFNSTFSHGRQFTPCFSLSILLQDKKMLSSTQRLIAFAILQQAYSSQKPSANPFINLLINAACDVEAEKYERALVLLLLQLFGSDGSSDGKEILKQSAAEYIKSFDPSVHAFPQHEQLQQQYADKVHPERFISPFKDASVRNVVADPDVPRGCDVNSLEFDIQTGAKPKIGSGDRDETVLGLLSNLALEGLGPHWNRPIPPRLPVQNDELVWLNPVDNHELLWDDGMCIDTSRGAAVRYLIAKALKGPLAPAQQEQVLLELANDPKLVYHCGLTPRKLPELVENNPVIAVEVLTKLIKSPEIAGYFTVLVNMDMSLHSMEVVNRLTTAVELPSGFIHMYITNCISSCENIKDKYMQNRLVRLVCVFLQSLIRNDIINVKDLFIEVQAFCIEFSRIREAAALFRLLKSLE, from the exons ATGAAGCTGGGGTTTGAAGAATCGAAGGTGGTGTTTGGACTGCTGAGAGCAGAGCAGCGCCCGATCGAAGAGATCGTCTCTGAGTTCAACTCCACATTCTCTCATGGCCGCCAATTCACTCCCTGCTTCTCTCTCTCCATTCTTTtacag GACAAGAAGATGCTGAGCTCCACTCAGCGTTTGATTGCCTTCGCTATTCTTCAGCAGGCCTATTCATCCCAGAAACCTTCTGCAAATCCGTTcattaatttacttataaaC GCTGCATGTGATGTCGAAGCCGAAAAGTATGAGAGGGCACTTGTTCTGCTGCTATTACAGCTGTTTGGCTCTGATGGCTCTAGTGATGGCAAAGAG ATTCTTAAACAGTCTGCTGCAGAGTACATCAAAAGTTTTGATCCTTCAGTACAT GCATTTCCGCAACATGAACAGTTGCAGCAGCAGTATGCTGATAAAGTCCATCCAGAACGATTTATTTCTCCATTCAAGGATGCTTCCGTCAGAAATGTGGTTGCAGACCCTGATGTTCCTCGTGGTTGTGATGTTAACTCATTAGA GTTTGATATACAAACTGGAGCAAAACCTAAAATTGGATCCGGAGATAGAGACGAGACGGTGCTTGGCTTGCTATCCAATTTAGCGCTGGAAGGGTTAGGTCCTCACTGGAACAGGCCTATTCCACCTAGGCTCCCAGTTCAGAATGATGAA CTAGTGTGGCTTAACCCTGTGGACAATCATGAACTTTTATGGGATGATGGAATGTGTATTGATACTAGCAGAGGGGCAGCTGTCAGGTACTTGATTGCAAAAGCTTTAAAGGGACCACTTGCGCCTGCACAACAAGAG CAAGTCTTGTTGGAGCTGGCAAATGACCCAAAACTTGTATATCACTGTGGGCTGACACCAAGAAAGCTACCG GAATTGGTGGAAAATAATCCCGTTATTGCAGTTGAAGTCCTCACCAAGCTGATAAAATCCCCTGAAATTGCAGG ATACTTTACAGTGCTTGTCAATATGGACATGAGTCTGCACTCAATGGAAGTGGTGAACAGGCTTACTACAGCAGTTGAACTTCCTTCCGGGTTCATACACATGTACATTACAAATTGTATATCATCTTGTGAGAACATCAAG GATAAATACATGCAGAACAGACTTGTGAGACTTGTTTGCGTGTTTCTTCAGAGCCTTATCCGAAACGACATTATCAATG TTAAGGATCTTTTCATCGAAGTCCAAGCTTTTTGCATAGAGTTCTCGCGGATTAGGGAAGCAGCGGCACTGTTTAGGCTCCTAAAGTCCTTGGAATGA